The following are encoded in a window of Mustela nigripes isolate SB6536 chromosome 1, MUSNIG.SB6536, whole genome shotgun sequence genomic DNA:
- the LOC132001870 gene encoding olfactory receptor 8I2 gives MTGNNLTEVTFFILSGFANHPELQVSLFLMFLFIYLFTILGNVGLIMLIRIDSQLHTPMYFFLSNLAFIDIFYSSTVTPKALVNFQSQQKTISFVACFVQMYFFVGLVCSECFLLGSMAYDRYIAICNPLLYSMIMSQKVCNWLGVLPYAIGFTNSLVSVCVISSLAFCDSSINHFFCDTTALLALSCADAFSTEMVIFVLAGITLLSSLLLITVTYTAIILAILRIQSAAGRQKAFSTCASHLLGVTIFYGSLIFTYLQPDNTLSLTQAQVASVFYTIVIPMLNPLIYSLRNKDVKNALLRVIHRKLLS, from the coding sequence ATGACTGGGAACAATCTCACTGAGGTGACCTTCTTCATCCTTTCTGGATTTGCAAATCACCCTGAACTGCAAGTCAGTCTTTTCttaatgtttctctttatttatctgttcactATTTTGGGAAACGTTGGGCTCATCATGTTAATCAGAATAGACTCTCAACTTCACACCCCAATGTACTTTTTCCTTAGCAACTTAGCATTCATTGACATATTTTATTCCTCCACTGTAACACCCAAGGCACTGGTAAATTTCCAGTCCCAACAGAAAACCATCTCTTTTGTTGCCTGCTTTGttcaaatgtacttttttgtGGGGTTGGTGTGCAGTGAGTGTTTTCTTCTGGGAtcgatggcctatgaccgctacaTAGCAATCTGCAATCCCTTATTGTATTCAATGATTATGTCCCAGAAAGTGTGCAACTGGCTGGGAGTTTTGCCATATGCAATAGGCTTCACAAATTCTCTGGTATCAGTCTGTGTGATAAGCAGCTTGGCATTTTGTGATTCTAGCATCAATCATTTCTTCTGTGACACCACAGCTCTTTTGGCCCTGTCCTGTGCAGATGCCTTCAGCACAGAAATGGTCATCTTTGTTTTAGCTGGGATCACACTTCTCAGTTCCCTGCTCCTCATCACAGTCACCTACACTGCCATCATCTTAGCTATCCTGAGGATCCAATCTGCAGCAGGGAGACAGAAGGCCTTTTCCACCTGTGCGTCCCACCTCCTGGGAGTAACTATCTTCTATGGGTCCTTGATTTTCACGTACTTGCAGCCTGATAACACGTTATCCTTGACCCAGGCACAGGTAGCATCTGTCTTCTATACCATTGTCATTCCAATGTTGAATCCACTAATCTACAGTCTGAGGAACAAAGATGTGAAAAATGCTCTCCTGAGAGTCATACACAGAAAACTTTTGTCATGA